CACGCCAGGTGAATACTATTACCAAATGGACGGCACTCGCATTGAAGTCGCGCATGGCATTGTACGAAGGTACCTACCGCAAGTATCACACGGAATTTAACCTTCCCGACTCTGAAAAATTCTTGGATGAATGCATTGAAGCTTCACAAGACCTGATGAAAAACAGTGGCTACGGCATCTACAAAGACACTCCGGCAACTGCGTATCTCAAACTGTTCTCTGCCGATAATTCCATCGCCGAGGAAGTCATTCTCGGTCGCGATTTCAGCGATCAGTTGCAGGTTTATCACAACCTCAACTATTACACAATGACGGCTTCGTATGGCAAGCCGGGACTTGAAAAAAAGCTGGTGAACAGCTATTTGATGGCCGATGGAACGCGTTTTACGGATATCAAAGGTTACGAAACGATGCAGTTTTACGACGAGGTCCAGAAACGTGACCCACGCCTGACGCAGTCTATCCGCACACCAGGCTACACCCGCATTGGCGAGTCGACACCATTGGTACCAGAGTTTGGCGCTACGGTGACGGGTTATCAGCTGATCAAATTCGTTTCCGAGCCTAAGTGGGATACATTCGGAAAGGACATTACCGACATGCCAATCTTCCGATATGCGGAGGTGTTGCTGAACTTCGCAGAAGCAAAAGCGGAAAAAGGCACATTGACACAGGACGATCTTGACATTTCGACCAAACTGATCCGTGACCGTGTGGGAATGCCCAACATTAACCTGGCCGACGCCAATGCGAAGCCGGACCCGTACCAGGCACAGATGTACACGAAATTGTCCGGCAAAAATGCAGGTGTGATCCTTGAAATCCGCAGAGAAAGACGTGTGGAACTGGTGATGGAAAACTTCTTCCGCTGGGACGACATTATCCGCTGGAAAGAAGGCCAGCTCCTGACCAAACAGTACAAAGGAATGTACTTCCCAGGTCCCGGCAGCTATGATCTGGACAGGAATGGTAAGGTTGACCTCGTGATTTACGAAGGCACCAAACCGACGGTTCCCGGTGCGCAACTATTAAAATTGGGCAGCGAAATTCTCCTCGAAAATGGCGTCAAAGGCGGAAATATTATCATTAACGGACACATTACCAAGAAGTTTGACGAAAACAAAGACTACCTATACCCTATTCCAAAGCAAGAAAGGTTATTGAACACCAATCTTTCGCAGAACCCGAATTGGGAGTAAAATACTAACTTGCTATTCCTAACCCTTAATTAATATGCTTTCAGACAGAAGGTCGTTTCTTGAAAAAATGTCACAGATAGGGGCGCTGAGCTTGTTGCCCCTGTCAGCTTCCCAGGCCGGAGATGCATTGCCGGTTGAAGAAAAAAATCATTTTGTAGCCGGGCCTTACCTGCAAAATATGGGCACCAATGAGGTGACCATTATGTGGATCACCCATAAAAACTGTTTCAGCTGGGTGGAATACGGTGCCGGTACTTACACGAGCAAACGCGAATTTGGCTATAATAATGGTCTGATCGAGGCCAATAACCGCATCAATAAAGTTACATTGACCGGCCTTAATGCAGGAACGGAGCACAAGTACAAGATCGTTTCGACTGAGGTGACAGGTTACAAAGGCTCCAAAGTAGAGTTCGGAGAAACCATTGCCAGCCCATTGTACGGCTTCAAAACGTGGGGCGAAAATGAAGACGAGTTTAAAATGGTGATCTTCAATGACATTCATGACCGGCCTCAGATCATTCCGCAGCTGCTTTATCGCCACGGGTATACTGGCAACACCCGCGACTACGATTTTGTAGTGTTTAATGGCGACTGCTTTGACTGGGTTACAGAGGAACAGCAAATGGTAGACCACCTGATCAAGCCTTCTGTGGATATTTTTGCGACCGAGTTTCCGTTCTTGCTCACTCAGGGAAACCATGAGTGCCGGGGAAGTTTTTCACGGCACATTCCCGAATACTATGCTTACCCCGACCAGAAATACTATTTCGCATTCACTCGCGGCCCCGTCAGGTTTGTAGTACTGGATTCGGGTGAGGACAAAACGGATGACAGCGTCGAATATGGCGGGTTATCCGCATTTGACCGGTACCGGGAAGTTCAGAAAAAGTGGCTTGAAAAAGAGGTGGAATCCGCAGAGTTCAAAAAAGCAGATTTCCGCATTGTTTTGATCCACATTTCGCCCTACCATTCCGGCGACTGGCATGGTACATTGCATTGCCGAGAAATGTTCGGGCCGATTTTGAACAAGTCAAAAATTGACCTGCAAATCTCCGGGCATACGCACCGGTATATGACACACGAGCCCGACGCAACCCACAACTACCCGATCGTAATCGGTGGTGGCCCGCTGGAAGGTAAACGCACATTGATCAAACTACATGTTACCAGGAAACAGCTGGATATGAAAATGATCCGTGACGACGGCGAAGTTGTAGGCAAATTTTTGATCCCAAAGAAAGGAAAATAGTTTCACCCGATTACAGGAGACCCCTTCGGGGTCTTTCTTTTATTTTAAAAAGTCCGCAACCATTTAATTACAATGAAAAAAATTACCCTTTTGCTGGCATTGCTTTTCGCATTGGCCGAAACATCATTTGCACAAAAAAACACAATCAATCTGGCCACCTACAACCTGCGCTACAACACTGCCAACGATGGCGTAAATGCCTGGCCAAACCGTAAGGAAAACGTCAAAGGCCTCATTCAATTTCACGAATTCGATTTGTTTGGCGTACAGGAAGCACTGATCGGCCAGCTGAGGGATGTGGTCGAGTTGAAAGATTTCGCATTCATAGGAAAAGGTCGTGACGATGGTCAGGAAGGTGGCGAACATTCTGCGATATTTTATAGGAAAGACCGTTTCAAATTGCTTAACTCAGGAGATTTCTGGCTTAGCGAAACGCCGGATAAGCCGGGAAAAGGCTGGGATGCAACCTGCTGCAATCGGATTTGCTCGTGGGGAAAATTTCAGGATTTGAAAAGTAAAAAAGAGTTCTTCTTTTTCAATGTACATTTCGATCACCAGGGTGTAGAAGCGCGCCGCCAGTCGGGGCATTTGATGGTAAAAAAGATTAATGAAATCGCGGGAAAATCCACCGTTCTGCTAACCGGTGATTTCAATTCCACCCCTGACACCGAGCAGATCAAAACGATCAGTAACCTGCTTAATGACGCGCATAACGTTACCAAGCAAGCACCATATGGCCCGGAAGGAACATTCAACAGCTTCAAATTCGATGCGCCAATGGACAAACGGATCGATTACATTTTTGTGAGCAAGAATATTGACGTACTCAAATACGG
The genomic region above belongs to Dyadobacter pollutisoli and contains:
- a CDS encoding endonuclease/exonuclease/phosphatase family protein, whose translation is MKKITLLLALLFALAETSFAQKNTINLATYNLRYNTANDGVNAWPNRKENVKGLIQFHEFDLFGVQEALIGQLRDVVELKDFAFIGKGRDDGQEGGEHSAIFYRKDRFKLLNSGDFWLSETPDKPGKGWDATCCNRICSWGKFQDLKSKKEFFFFNVHFDHQGVEARRQSGHLMVKKINEIAGKSTVLLTGDFNSTPDTEQIKTISNLLNDAHNVTKQAPYGPEGTFNSFKFDAPMDKRIDYIFVSKNIDVLKYGVLTDAKEQRYPSDHQPVVAKIEIK
- a CDS encoding metallophosphoesterase family protein; the encoded protein is MLSDRRSFLEKMSQIGALSLLPLSASQAGDALPVEEKNHFVAGPYLQNMGTNEVTIMWITHKNCFSWVEYGAGTYTSKREFGYNNGLIEANNRINKVTLTGLNAGTEHKYKIVSTEVTGYKGSKVEFGETIASPLYGFKTWGENEDEFKMVIFNDIHDRPQIIPQLLYRHGYTGNTRDYDFVVFNGDCFDWVTEEQQMVDHLIKPSVDIFATEFPFLLTQGNHECRGSFSRHIPEYYAYPDQKYYFAFTRGPVRFVVLDSGEDKTDDSVEYGGLSAFDRYREVQKKWLEKEVESAEFKKADFRIVLIHISPYHSGDWHGTLHCREMFGPILNKSKIDLQISGHTHRYMTHEPDATHNYPIVIGGGPLEGKRTLIKLHVTRKQLDMKMIRDDGEVVGKFLIPKKGK
- a CDS encoding RagB/SusD family nutrient uptake outer membrane protein, producing MMKKLIYIMLLAVGLTACDLDQLPKEAIAPETFFNTENDLLLYTNSFYNALPSAEDVYNEDVDNVVKNSLRDELQGTRIVPTSGGGWTWTNLRNINYFLANSGKCTDKKAVAKYNGLARFFRAYFYFGMVKRFGDVPWYSSTIEVEDQDLLTKARDPRTLVMDSVMADIDFAIANLDGTRQVNTITKWTALALKSRMALYEGTYRKYHTEFNLPDSEKFLDECIEASQDLMKNSGYGIYKDTPATAYLKLFSADNSIAEEVILGRDFSDQLQVYHNLNYYTMTASYGKPGLEKKLVNSYLMADGTRFTDIKGYETMQFYDEVQKRDPRLTQSIRTPGYTRIGESTPLVPEFGATVTGYQLIKFVSEPKWDTFGKDITDMPIFRYAEVLLNFAEAKAEKGTLTQDDLDISTKLIRDRVGMPNINLADANAKPDPYQAQMYTKLSGKNAGVILEIRRERRVELVMENFFRWDDIIRWKEGQLLTKQYKGMYFPGPGSYDLDRNGKVDLVIYEGTKPTVPGAQLLKLGSEILLENGVKGGNIIINGHITKKFDENKDYLYPIPKQERLLNTNLSQNPNWE